CGCGAGATTCTGGTGCCGACGGAAGACGACAAGATGTAGGATCGGGGAACCGGCGATCACGTTTTCGCGTTCAGTGCGCGAGGCCGTGAACCATGTCAAACTTCAGCCCTACTAAGTGCCGATACAACCGTCGAACTGGAATGAGAGAGTAACCGGCATGAACGACATCCGCACCCCGACCCGCCGACGCCTGCTCGGCTTCGCGGCCGCGATCGCGCTGACCGCGACGCCGCTGGTCGCCTTCAATGGCCCGGCCCAGGCACAAGGCTCCGATGCCGCCCAGCGCATCGCCGATCATTTCGCGAGCGTGCGCTCGATGTCGGGCGAGTTCGTGCAGTTCGGTCCGCGCGGCGAGCAGACCGGCGGCAAGTTCTTCCTGCAGCGTCCGGGCAAGATCCGCTTCAACTACGAGGCACCGTCGAACTTCAAGGTCATTTCTGACGGCCAGTCGGTGGTCATCCTGAATTCGAAGATGCGCACCTCCGACCTCTACCCACTGTCGAAGACGCCGCTGAAGCTGTTGCTCGACGAGCGCATCGACCTCAGTGGCAACAAGGTCAAGAGCGTCACCGAAGAGGACGACCTGACCACAATCAAGCTGTCGGACAAGCAGGTCTTCGGCAACTCGACCATCACCATGATGTTCGACCCCAAGACCTACGAATTGCGCCAGTGGACGATTACCGACGCCCAGGGCAAGGACACCACCGTGATGGTGTTCAACGTCAAGCAGGGCGGTTCCTTCCCGGGTGATACGTTCAAGATCGACTACAAGCTCAATCGCGAGCTGAACGCCCAGAAGAAGAGCGACTAAGAGGCCGCCCGCTCACGCTCCTCTGCCGGTCATCTGACGCGGCAAGCCCTGTGCGAGGCCTCATTCGATGAATTGCCCGGCTTAGTTGTGGACATCGGCGGCGCGCGCGCCGCATCGGGCATCGCGCCTTGTCATCGCAGGTCGGTGCTGGCAGGTTCCGCCGCAACTTTTGCCGGAACCTGCCATGCCCTTTTCCATCGCCACCTGGAACATCAACTCCGTGCGTCTGCGCATGCCGCTGGTCGAGCGGCTGCTGAACGAGTACGCGCCCGACGTGCTGTGCCTGCAGGAGACCAAGTGCCCCGATGACCAGTTTCCGTCGGCAGCTTTCCGCAAGGCCGGCTACGAGCACATCGCCTTCCATGGCCAGAAGGGCTATCACGGCGTCGCCACGGTGGCGCGGCGGCCGCTGGAAATCGTCGAGAAGCGCCGCTTCTGCGAGATCGACGACAGCCGGCACCTGTCGGTGCGTTTCGAGGCCGGCGGCAAGAAGGTCGTGTTGCACAATTTCTATGTTCCGGCAGGCGGCGATGAGCCCGATGTCGAGATCAATCCGAAATTCCGCCACAAGCTCGGCTTCGTTTCCGAGATGAACGCGATCCGCGCCGACCATGACGAAGGGTCGGCCTCGGTGTTGGTCGGCGACCTCAACATCGCGCCGCTGGAGCACGACGTCTGGTCGCACAAGCAATTGCTCAACGTCGTCAGCCACACGCCCGTCGAGACCGAAAGCTTCGAGGCGATGCGCAAGGCCGGCGAGTGGGTCGACCTGATGCGGCTCAATGTGCCCGACGACCAGAAGATCTACACTTGGTGGAGCTACAGGGCGAAGGACTGGGAGACCTCCAACCGCGGCCGACGGCTCGATCACGTCTGGTCCTCGGCAAACCTTGCGCCGCGGCTTACCGGCATCGACATCCTGAGCGCCGCGCGTGGCTGGGAGCGGCCGTCGGATCATGTGCCGGTCATAGCGCGCTTCGACCTCGACTGAGAAAACCCGCCCCGGGCGGACATCTGCCGCAGCTATCTGCGCTTCCGGTGCTCACGTACCGAATGTCCGCTCCGGTTGTCTAAAGCCGCACCAACTGTCTTACCGCAACGCGTTTTCGAGCGCTGTACGAAGCTACTTGCCGAATCGCGGCGCTAGGCTTTCGATGCGGGCGAGCATGTCCTGGAGGTCTTCGAGGATATGCTGGTGCAGCCGCTCTGCGAGTTCGGGATATTCCTCGAGGATGCGGTGGAACATCTTGCGGTTGAGCCGGATGATTTCCGAATCGATGGCGGCGGCGGCACTGGTCAGGCGCCTGGTGTCGGCAATGAGGGCGAGCTCGCCAAGCATCGAGCCAGGTCCGGCGGTGCCGACCTCGGTGCGCAAGCCGTCGACCTCGCGATAGAGCGCTATACGTCCCGATATCACGACATAGGCCGAATCGGCTTCGTCGTCCTCGCGGTAGAGCTTGCGATCGGCGGGGAGGTTCACATTCTCCGCACCGAAGGCCAGCAAACGCAGCTGTTCTTGTGTGAAGCCCTCAAACAGCCTCACGCCGGACAGGATGCGGATGTCGTCATCCAGCGCCATTATGTCCCCGACTTCTCAGACTGGCTCCCTTCCCTGTTGTTAGCCGGTTCCCCGTTCCAAACTAACAACATATTCTGCTTATCCCCCCGAAAACCAAAGCCGATTTTCGGGCCGGTTCAGCAAACCAGTCAGGGGACCAGCTTGTATCCGCCGCTTTCTGTCACAAGAATTTCAGCATTGGAAGGATCGCGCTCGATCTTCTGGCGCAGCCGGTAGACATGGGTTTCCAGCGTGTGGGTCGTAACCCCCGAATTATAGCCCCAGACTTCCTCGAGAAGGACGTCGCGGGTGACCACCTTCTGGTCGGCGCGGTAGAGATATTTGATGATCGAGGCTTCCTTTTCGGTCAGCCTGACCTTGCCGCCGCGGGCGTCGATGAGAAGCTTCTGGCTCGGCTTGAAGGTATAGGGGCCGACCGAGAAGGTGGCGTCCTCGCTCTGCTCGTGCTGGCGCAATTGGGCGCGGATGCGGGCGAGCAGGACGGCAAAGCGAAACGGCTTGGTGACATAGTCGTTGGCGCCGGCTTCGAGGCCGAGGATCGTGTCGGAATCGGTGTCGTGGCCGGTCAGCATGATGATCGGCGCCTTGTAGCCGCCCTTGCGCAGGATCTTCACCGCCTCGCGCCCATCCATGTCGGGCAGGCCGACATCCATGATCAGCAGGTCGATGAGGCCAGCACGCGCCGCGGTGACGCCCTTGGCGGCCGTCGCTTCCTCAAGAACTTCGAACTCCTCGTAAAGCGCCAGCTGTTCGACCAGCGTGCTGCGCAAATCGTCGTCATCGTCGACGATGAGGATGGTGCGTGAGGTCATGGATCAATCCGTTGTTTCAAAATCAGTATTCAGTTGACCGCGGCAATCGAATGCGGAAGCTGATCGCCACAACTTTCAGCGGTAGTGATTTGTTCCGCAAGGCGATCATACAAGAAAAATCAAAGGCGTAATTGGGGCGGGTGCATTTTTGCGCAATAGCATTTCGACAATCGTGGTGCGGGCGAAGCCCGGCGACCCGACCAAGGGGCTGATGCAGGTCGGCGGGCTGGTGTTTCCCTGTGCGCTGGGGCGCGGCGGCATCACCGCAAACAAACGCGAGGGCGATGGCGGCACGCCCCTGGCGACGATGCGGCTGCTGTCGGGCTATTTCCGCCGCGACCAGTTCGTGTCGGGGGGAAGCTGCTTGCCGATGAGCCCGATCAGCGCCGATCTCGGCTGGTGCGAGGTGCCAGACGACCGCAACTACAACAGGCCGGTGAAGATACCTTACGGCGCCAGCCACGAGCGCATGAAGCGCGACGACAGTCTCTATGACGCCTGCCTGGTGCTCGACTGGAACATCAGGCCGAGGCGGCGCGGGCGCGGCAGCGCGATCTTCTTCCATCTGGCGCGGCCGGGCTTCACGCCGACGCAAGGCTGTGTCGCGGTCACGGCGCAGGTGATGGCGCGGCTGTTGCCGCAGCTGTCGCGCCAGACGGTGCTGAAGGTGGTGCGTTAGGCGCTGGAAAGAAAGCGGCCCGAAGATCGGGAGACATGATCCTCGGGCCGAGCGTGCTCCCAGAGTGAGCTTGGGAGATGGGAATCAGCGGCGGTTCTGGCGGCGGGGCTGCTGCCAGCCGATGTCGAGCAAGCCGAGATGGCCGAGTTCGGCGTCGACGGCCCTGGCGATATCCTTTTTGGCGATGCCGGTGTCGCGGCGATAGTGTTCCGACAACTCGGTCGCATCCTGCGGCGTCGGCACGTTGAGCGCTGCCCTCATCTGGCGAAACCAGTCGAAAACCGGCTGCAGCCTGGCCGGCTGAACGTAGGTGGCTTTCAGGACATCGGTAGACATGGTCATTTCCGTTTCGTCCGGACATCAAATCCGGTTTGACATTGGTTGAACTGGGCTCATGATGCAGTGCTGAAAGGCAAAAGAGAAACGAGTAGTTCTTTCTCGACCATCAAACCAAATTTGAAGATCCGGCAATGCGCTTCGTACCTGGGACACGTGCTTTGCGAACGCTGGCGGCTGCCGGCAAGCATCTTAATTTCACCCGGGCTGCCGACGAGCTCGGTCTGACGCCGGCTGCGGTGAGCCATCAGATCAAGGAAATCGAGGATCAACTCGGCGTCGTGCTGTTTACCCGCACCAGCCGCACCATTCGGCTGACCGAAGCGGGATCGGCATTGGTGGATGCCTCGGTCGATGCGCTCGACCTGCTCAACCGCGCTGTGTCACGGGCCCGCAAGATGACGCGCGGGACGGCCCTGCTGAAGGTGACGCTCGACGCGCAGTTCGCCTCGAAATGGCTGATGCGGCGCATCGACAGTTTCCGCAAGCGGCACCCCGACATCGAATTGCGCTTCGACATCAGCTACGAGGTGCGCGATTTCGACCTCGACGACGTCGACGTCGCCATCCGCTTCGGCATGGGCAAGTATCCGGGGCTGGTCGCCGACCGGCTGTTCGACAACATGATCATCCCAGTCTGCAGCCCAGCGCTGCTGGCCTCAGGTCCGCCGCTCAGGGTGCCGCGCGACCTGTTTCACCACACGCTGGTGCATATCGAATGGTCGCAGCAGGGCGTGACATGGCCGAACTGGCGCATGTGGATGGCGGCGGCGGGGGTCGACGACTTCGACGACAGCCGCTCAGTGGTGTTTACCACCTCGTCCGATGCGGTGCAGGCGGCGATCGACGGCAGCGCCGTGGCGCTGGCCGACTTCGCCATGGTGGCGAACGACCTGTCGGAGGGGCGACTGGTCCGGCCGTTCGACCTCGGCATCCGGGTGTCGCGCGAGTTCGCCTACTTCCTGGTCTATCCCAAGAATGTCGCCGATGACCCGCGCATCGTGGCGTTCAGAGCATGGATCCTCGACGAAGCCGAGAAAACCCAGACCTGATCAGGCGAAGCGCCAGACGGTGGTGCGCTTGACCTCGGCGTCTTCGAGCGCGCGGGTCACCGGGACCTCGTAGGTGGCGAGCTTTTCCAGCCGTTTCCCGGGCAGGTAGGAGCGGCCGGGATCGCCGACGAGCACATCGGCGCCGCGGGCCCGGAGCGCTTCGAACCACGGCACGAGCCGGTCGGCGAAAGGCTTTTCGTAGAAGACGTCGCCGGCGAGCACCACATCCCAACCGTCGTCGCGGCCGACCTGGTCGGCGCCGACGAAGTCGACCTCGACCACGTTCGCCTCGGCATTAAGCCGGATCGCCGCTTCGCAGAACGGGTCGATGTCGGCGCCGACGAGGCGGGCAGCACCAGCCTTCATGGCAGCTATGGCGACGAGACCGGAACCGGAGGCGAAGTCGAGCACGCGCTTGCCGGCTACGGTTTCGGGGCGATCGAGCACATAACGCGCCAAGCCTTGCCCGCCGGCCCAGGCGAACGCCCAAAAGGGGGGCGGCAGGCCGATTTCGGACAGTTCTTCCTCGGTGCGGCGCCACAGGTCATGCGCCTCGTCGGCGAGATGGAGCAGGACTTCAGGCACATGCGGCGGCCGCATCAGCACCGTGTTGGCGCGGATGAAGGTTGCAGCACCCTCGGGCGTCAGGCGTGTCGGAGAAGCCGTGGTCACGGCGCCTTGTCGAGCCCGGCCATGCGGCAGACTTCCTGCCATTCGTCAGGCGTCACCGGCTGGACCGACAGGCGCATCGAGGTGACCAGTGCCATCTTTTCGAGCTTCGGATTGGCCTTGACGTCGGCAAGGGTGACGGGCTTGGGGACCGGGCTGTGGTAGCGGATGTCGACGCATTCCCAGCGCGGGTCCTCGGTGGTGCTATCATGATGGGCGAGTGCACAGACCTCGGCGATGCCGACGACCTCGAGCCCTTCATTGGAGTGATAGAAAAAGCCGAGATCGCCGATCTGCATGGCGCGCATGTTGTTACGGGCGAGGTAGTTGCGCACGCCGTCCCACTGTGTGCCGTCCTTGCCCTTGGCCTTCAGCATCTCGAAGGAGAATTTGAAGGGCTCGGATTTGAACAGCCAGTATTTCTTCTCGCTCATGTCGTCCCCTCTTGGCTGGTCAGGCGCTGGCAGGATTGTTGAACACCCAGTTCCACGGGCGGATCTGGACGCTCTCGAACAGACCGGCCCTGGCGTAGGGATCGGTGCCGGCAACAGCCTGGGCCGCGGCGGCGTCGGCGGCTTCGATGACGACGAGCGAGCCATCCGGCTTGCCGTCGGCGTCAAGGAAGGGGCCGGCAAACTTCAGAGCGCCCTTGGCGTTGAGGTCGTTGAGGAAGGCGACATGGTCGGGCCGCGCGTCGAGGCGGACCTGGAGATGGTTCGGCTTGTCCTTGCAGAGCAGTGCGAAAAGCATGTTGTCCCTCTCGATTTAAAAGTTCAGTCGGCTTCGGCGCGCAGCGGACGGGTCATCAGCCCGGCGACGGCCTCGTTGATGGTGATGGCGTTGTCGAGCAAGGCAGCAACGGCCTCGATGATCGGAGCCTCGATGCCGCGCTCGCGGGTCAGGCGGGCGGTGATGTAGGCGGTGGCGACACCTTCGGCGAGCGGCCGGCCGGCGAGCTCTTCGCCTTTGCCGAGCGCCACGCCATAGGCGAAGTTGCGTGACTGCACCGACGAGCAGGTGAGCATCAGGTCGCCGAGACCAGACAGGCCCATCAGCGTTTCGGGCCGGGCGCCGAAGGCGGCGCCGAGGCGACGCAGTTCGACGAAACCACGGGTGACGAGGGCTGCCTGGGCCGAAGCGCCGAGGCCGGCCCCGGTGACGGCGCCGGCGGCGATGGCAAAGACGTTCTTCAGCGCACCGCCGATTTCGACGCCGATCAGGTCGTCGCTGGAATAGCAGCGCAGGTTGGCAGCCGAGAAGCGCGTCGCAAGTGCCGAGGCCAGAGCTTCGTCCTCGGCGGCGACGACGACGGCCGTGGGCAGACCACGCGAAACATCGGTGGCGAAGCTTGGACCGGACAGAGCCGCGACCGGATTGTCGGGGAGGATGGCACTCGAGATATCCGCCAGGAGCCGGCCGGTGTCACGCTCGATGCCTTTCGCGCAGAGCACAAGCGGGACATCGTCGGCGATATGCTGCTTGACCTCGGTCAGCACGCTGCGCAGCGCCTGTGCCGGGGTGACGACCAACACGCAGTCGGTGCCGGCCAGCGCCTGGGCAAGGTCGGTCGTGGCTGTAATGCCGGTCTCGAAGGTGATGCCGGGTAAATAGCGCGGGTTGGTGCCCCTGGCGATCGCCGCGACGCTCTCGCCGTCGCGGGCCCAGAGCGTGACGGCATGGCCGGCGCGCAGCATGGCCAGCGCAAGTGCGGTGCCCCAGGCGCCGCCGCCGAGAACCGTGACTTTGTATGCGCTCATGCCTTGGCTCCCCGCCTGCCGGAACCGACTACAGGTGCCGACACGCTATCCAGCGGCCAGCGCGAGCGCGGCACAAAATCGAATGCGCCCGGCTCGACGAGATCGGCGCGCAGGCGCTCGATGCCAGCCCAGGCGATCATCGCGGCATTGTCGGTGCACAGAGCCATGGGCGGCGCGATGAAAGCAAAGCCGTTCTTGGCGCAGAGCTTTTCCAGCATGGCGCGGATCTGCTTGTTGGCAGCGACGCCGCCGGCGACCACGAGAGCGGGGGCGGCCGTATCAGGAAACTCGGCGCGGAAGCGGGCCAGCGCGCGCTTGACCCGGTCGCCGAGCGTATCGGCAACCGCCGCCTGGAAGGAGGCGCAGATGTCGGCAACATCCTGGTCGCTGAGTGGCGCCACCGATGTTGCTGCCTGGCGCACCGAGGTCTTGAGGCCGGAGAAGGAAAAGTCAGGCTGGGCCGAGCCTTTCATCGGGCGCGGGAAGACGAAGCGGGTGGCGTCGCCTGCCTGGGCCGCCTTTTCGACGTTGGGGCCACCCGGATAGGGCAGTGCCAGCATCTTGGCGGTCTTGTCGAAGGCTTCGCCAAGCGCGTCGTCGATGGTGGTCGCCCAGCGCTGGTAATTGCCAACGCCCCTGACCAGCACGATCTGGGTATGGCCGCCTGAGACAAGCAGCAACAGATAGGGGAATTCCAGGCCGTCGGTGAGGCGCGCCGTCAGCGCGTGGCCCTCGAGATGGTTGATGGCGATCAGCGGCTTGCCGGCGGCAGCGGCGATCGCCTTGGCCGTCATCAGCCCGACGATCAGCCCGCCGACGAGGCCGGGACCAGCGGTGGCGGCGATTGCGTCGATGTCCTCAAGAGCAACGCCGGCATCCTCGAGCGCTGCCTCGACGATACCGTCGAGCGCCTCGACATGGGCGCGCGCGGCGATCTCCGGCACGACACCGCCAAAGGCCGCGTGTTCCTCGATCTGGCTGAACACTGTGCTCGACAGGATGCGTGGCGGCTGCCCGGATTCGAGCGCAACGACGCTGGCCGCGGTTTCGTCGCAGCTCGTCTCGATGCCAAGAACACGGATCAATTGGTCGCTACCCTGCATGATTGCCCGGTGGTAATTTCCTAGATAGGAGGTACGGGACCGCCCCGCCAGCGCGGGGTTATCACGGACCAAGCGCTATGCAAACTAGAGCCTTGAGAATCGGAACCCGCGGCAGCCTGCTGGCGCTCGCCCAGGCGCATGAGACGCGTGCGCGGCTGATGGCGGCGCATGGCCTGCCGGAAGCGGCGTTCGAGATCGTGACGATTTCTACCAGCGGCGACCGCATCCAGGACCGGCCACTGTCGCTCGCCGGCGGCAAGGGGCTGTTCACCAAGGAACTGGAAGAGGCGATGTATTCCGGCGAGATCGACATCGCCGTGCATTCGTCCAAGGACATGCCGACGCAGCTGCCAGAGGGGCTCGAACTGTCGGCGTTCCTGCCGCGCGAGGACCCAAGGGATGCGTTCATCGGCCGCGCGGCACCCAGCATCATGGAACTGCCGCAAGGCGCCGTCGTCGGTTCGTCGTCGCTCAGGCGGCAGGCGCTGATCCGGCGCATGCGGCCCGATCTCGACGTGGTGATGTTCCGCGGCAACGTGCAGACCCGGCTGAGGAAGCTCGATGAGGGCGTGGCCCAGGGTACGATCCTCGCCAATGCCGGCCTGCGCAGGCTTGGGCTCGAGGAAGTCATCACCGACCTGATGCCGCTCGACGCCTTTCCGCCGGCCCCGGGTCAAGGTGCCATCTGCATTGAAAGCCGCATCGGCGATACCGACGTCACCAACATGCTCCAGGCGATCGATCACAGGCCTACCGGCCAGGCCCTGGCCTGCGAGCGGGCGTTTCTGGCAGCTCTCGACGGTTCATGCCGGACACCGATCGCCGGCTATGCCGAGATCGAGGGCGACAGGCTGTCTTTCTCCGGGCTTATCCTGACGCCGGATGGTACGATGTGGCACGAGGCCAAAGCCGAGGGCCCGGTTGCGGATGCTGCCGAGATCGGCCGTAATGCCGGCGACGAGGTGCGGGCACGGGCCGGCACCACATTCTTCGAAGGATGGAGCTAAATGGCACAGCGGGTGCTGGTGACGAGGCCGGAACCCGGCGCCACCCGCACCGCGCGGCGCCTTGAAGCACTCGGCTTCGAACCAGTCCTGCTGCCGCTTTCCGAGACGCGGCCGCTGCCGGTGGCCCGCGAAAGCGTGCCAGCCAACGCTACAGCCATTGCCATCACCAGCGCCAATGCGCTGCGCCATGCGCCGAGCGGGCTGATCGAGCGCCTGAGCCGGCTGCCTTGCCATGCGGTGGGGGCCCGAACGGCCGAAAGCGCGCGCCGGGCCGGCTTCCTGTCGGTCAATGAAGGGCCGGGCGATGCCGCGGCGCTTGCCGACATGATATCAATCGAACTCGGCAAGGCGACTGTCGCCTATCTCTGTGGTCGGGTGCGGATGCCGGATTTCGAGCGCCGTCTCGGCGTCCATGGCATCCGGGTGGTACCGATCGAAACCTATGACACTGTCGCGCTCACTCCGGCGCCGTCCTTCGTACGCCAGCAGCTTGGCGGGCAACCAATCGATGCCGTGCTCGTTTACTCGGCGCGTGCCGCCGCGGCCTTCGGTTCGCTGATGGAAACGCAGGCCGAGGCGGACCACCTGATGCGGAACGCGAGCTGTCTTTGCCTGTCTGGCCGCATTGCCTCCGCACTGGTCGGCGGGCTCAGGGTCGAGGTCGCACCCGACCCGAATGAGGATGCGCTGCTGGCGCTTCTCGGCGATCCGGACTGAAGGGAGGCTACTTGCCATCAACCGGCCTTTTTTCGCGGGACGGTGGGTGTTACTGATTTTGATCTTCGAACCCCGCATCTGCCGCGGGATCTATGCCAACGAAATCGCGGAGCCCCAAGTATGGTCAAGACGCCGAAGACGCGCCATTCGAAGACGCATCGCGATCCGGTGACGATCGAGCTGGAGCCGGGCGCGGTGTCCCGCGTCGAAGAGGCGGCCAAGCCCGAAGCTGAGGCAGAAGCTGTCGCGGCGACGATCGGCGACGAGGCGATGGGATCGGCCGAGACACTGTCGGCGGAAACGGCCGCGCAAGCCGATAGCGGCTACGCCTCATATGACTACAGCTTCGACAATGGAAATTCGGCCCAAACGGCCAAGGCAGAGGCATCGTCGAGCGCTGCTTCCTCGAACCCGGCTGGCCCACGCGCAGCTGCTGCTGCGCCTCCGGCGACGTCATCGGGGCGTCAGTCTGCCTCGGGGCTGCTGCCGGGCCTGGCGG
The nucleotide sequence above comes from Aminobacter aminovorans. Encoded proteins:
- a CDS encoding outer membrane lipoprotein carrier protein LolA, encoding MNDIRTPTRRRLLGFAAAIALTATPLVAFNGPAQAQGSDAAQRIADHFASVRSMSGEFVQFGPRGEQTGGKFFLQRPGKIRFNYEAPSNFKVISDGQSVVILNSKMRTSDLYPLSKTPLKLLLDERIDLSGNKVKSVTEEDDLTTIKLSDKQVFGNSTITMMFDPKTYELRQWTITDAQGKDTTVMVFNVKQGGSFPGDTFKIDYKLNRELNAQKKSD
- the xth gene encoding exodeoxyribonuclease III, yielding MPFSIATWNINSVRLRMPLVERLLNEYAPDVLCLQETKCPDDQFPSAAFRKAGYEHIAFHGQKGYHGVATVARRPLEIVEKRRFCEIDDSRHLSVRFEAGGKKVVLHNFYVPAGGDEPDVEINPKFRHKLGFVSEMNAIRADHDEGSASVLVGDLNIAPLEHDVWSHKQLLNVVSHTPVETESFEAMRKAGEWVDLMRLNVPDDQKIYTWWSYRAKDWETSNRGRRLDHVWSSANLAPRLTGIDILSAARGWERPSDHVPVIARFDLD
- a CDS encoding cyclic nucleotide-binding domain-containing protein; its protein translation is MALDDDIRILSGVRLFEGFTQEQLRLLAFGAENVNLPADRKLYREDDEADSAYVVISGRIALYREVDGLRTEVGTAGPGSMLGELALIADTRRLTSAAAAIDSEIIRLNRKMFHRILEEYPELAERLHQHILEDLQDMLARIESLAPRFGK
- a CDS encoding response regulator transcription factor; protein product: MTSRTILIVDDDDDLRSTLVEQLALYEEFEVLEEATAAKGVTAARAGLIDLLIMDVGLPDMDGREAVKILRKGGYKAPIIMLTGHDTDSDTILGLEAGANDYVTKPFRFAVLLARIRAQLRQHEQSEDATFSVGPYTFKPSQKLLIDARGGKVRLTEKEASIIKYLYRADQKVVTRDVLLEEVWGYNSGVTTHTLETHVYRLRQKIERDPSNAEILVTESGGYKLVP
- a CDS encoding L,D-transpeptidase family protein, which produces MQVGGLVFPCALGRGGITANKREGDGGTPLATMRLLSGYFRRDQFVSGGSCLPMSPISADLGWCEVPDDRNYNRPVKIPYGASHERMKRDDSLYDACLVLDWNIRPRRRGRGSAIFFHLARPGFTPTQGCVAVTAQVMARLLPQLSRQTVLKVVR
- the gcvA gene encoding transcriptional regulator GcvA, with the protein product MRFVPGTRALRTLAAAGKHLNFTRAADELGLTPAAVSHQIKEIEDQLGVVLFTRTSRTIRLTEAGSALVDASVDALDLLNRAVSRARKMTRGTALLKVTLDAQFASKWLMRRIDSFRKRHPDIELRFDISYEVRDFDLDDVDVAIRFGMGKYPGLVADRLFDNMIIPVCSPALLASGPPLRVPRDLFHHTLVHIEWSQQGVTWPNWRMWMAAAGVDDFDDSRSVVFTTSSDAVQAAIDGSAVALADFAMVANDLSEGRLVRPFDLGIRVSREFAYFLVYPKNVADDPRIVAFRAWILDEAEKTQT
- a CDS encoding class I SAM-dependent methyltransferase, with translation MAGSLPHGRARQGAVTTASPTRLTPEGAATFIRANTVLMRPPHVPEVLLHLADEAHDLWRRTEEELSEIGLPPPFWAFAWAGGQGLARYVLDRPETVAGKRVLDFASGSGLVAIAAMKAGAARLVGADIDPFCEAAIRLNAEANVVEVDFVGADQVGRDDGWDVVLAGDVFYEKPFADRLVPWFEALRARGADVLVGDPGRSYLPGKRLEKLATYEVPVTRALEDAEVKRTTVWRFA
- a CDS encoding EVE domain-containing protein, coding for MSEKKYWLFKSEPFKFSFEMLKAKGKDGTQWDGVRNYLARNNMRAMQIGDLGFFYHSNEGLEVVGIAEVCALAHHDSTTEDPRWECVDIRYHSPVPKPVTLADVKANPKLEKMALVTSMRLSVQPVTPDEWQEVCRMAGLDKAP
- a CDS encoding YciI-like protein, encoding MLFALLCKDKPNHLQVRLDARPDHVAFLNDLNAKGALKFAGPFLDADGKPDGSLVVIEAADAAAAQAVAGTDPYARAGLFESVQIRPWNWVFNNPASA
- a CDS encoding NAD(P)H-dependent glycerol-3-phosphate dehydrogenase, which translates into the protein MSAYKVTVLGGGAWGTALALAMLRAGHAVTLWARDGESVAAIARGTNPRYLPGITFETGITATTDLAQALAGTDCVLVVTPAQALRSVLTEVKQHIADDVPLVLCAKGIERDTGRLLADISSAILPDNPVAALSGPSFATDVSRGLPTAVVVAAEDEALASALATRFSAANLRCYSSDDLIGVEIGGALKNVFAIAAGAVTGAGLGASAQAALVTRGFVELRRLGAAFGARPETLMGLSGLGDLMLTCSSVQSRNFAYGVALGKGEELAGRPLAEGVATAYITARLTRERGIEAPIIEAVAALLDNAITINEAVAGLMTRPLRAEAD
- the tsaD gene encoding tRNA (adenosine(37)-N6)-threonylcarbamoyltransferase complex transferase subunit TsaD gives rise to the protein MRVLGIETSCDETAASVVALESGQPPRILSSTVFSQIEEHAAFGGVVPEIAARAHVEALDGIVEAALEDAGVALEDIDAIAATAGPGLVGGLIVGLMTAKAIAAAAGKPLIAINHLEGHALTARLTDGLEFPYLLLLVSGGHTQIVLVRGVGNYQRWATTIDDALGEAFDKTAKMLALPYPGGPNVEKAAQAGDATRFVFPRPMKGSAQPDFSFSGLKTSVRQAATSVAPLSDQDVADICASFQAAVADTLGDRVKRALARFRAEFPDTAAPALVVAGGVAANKQIRAMLEKLCAKNGFAFIAPPMALCTDNAAMIAWAGIERLRADLVEPGAFDFVPRSRWPLDSVSAPVVGSGRRGAKA
- the hemC gene encoding hydroxymethylbilane synthase: MQTRALRIGTRGSLLALAQAHETRARLMAAHGLPEAAFEIVTISTSGDRIQDRPLSLAGGKGLFTKELEEAMYSGEIDIAVHSSKDMPTQLPEGLELSAFLPREDPRDAFIGRAAPSIMELPQGAVVGSSSLRRQALIRRMRPDLDVVMFRGNVQTRLRKLDEGVAQGTILANAGLRRLGLEEVITDLMPLDAFPPAPGQGAICIESRIGDTDVTNMLQAIDHRPTGQALACERAFLAALDGSCRTPIAGYAEIEGDRLSFSGLILTPDGTMWHEAKAEGPVADAAEIGRNAGDEVRARAGTTFFEGWS
- a CDS encoding uroporphyrinogen-III synthase, whose translation is MAQRVLVTRPEPGATRTARRLEALGFEPVLLPLSETRPLPVARESVPANATAIAITSANALRHAPSGLIERLSRLPCHAVGARTAESARRAGFLSVNEGPGDAAALADMISIELGKATVAYLCGRVRMPDFERRLGVHGIRVVPIETYDTVALTPAPSFVRQQLGGQPIDAVLVYSARAAAAFGSLMETQAEADHLMRNASCLCLSGRIASALVGGLRVEVAPDPNEDALLALLGDPD